In Phaeodactylum tricornutum CCAP 1055/1 chromosome 10, whole genome shotgun sequence, a single genomic region encodes these proteins:
- a CDS encoding predicted protein encodes MASRISPKVPRAATRVHRTTSTSTTTTHGNRNGNSQTTTSTTTSIPGSTTTTNDSKQEALLLEVSVLQAVLRRNRQSHQRTKYYQRVAMALRALQRSSLSPSYTAPSVLDLYDTGTQTLQELTEWHATVLPQRQRQAVFWKIADVTDTAMPNSPDAEWRHRIRDYADTVLTALPDVLERCEYAAVALWTEVARGFFLPVVTVMLGALARIHALLEHTGLHALGTLRDLHTRYTIAFPPTATDSFTTTTSSATLEWDEVRWEQVRQTCMTAMQTRRQGSRLYGNGSSVDLVRQRFGIAATGTMPKPPAPSASQVEFGIDHGDGGDIDKHIDEANLDLGERVRADEAALLQATLPPTQRTTDSFVAESGKDSITNTNHDAVMPIPADMARAELDTNMAMVESLKKERAQVEENKKRKSKAHRQKKKIKKQKGDFFDELFG; translated from the coding sequence ATGGCGTCACGAATTTCTCCCAAAGTGCCGCGTGCGGCAACGCGAGTCCACCGAACCACGTCTACTAGTACGACTACTACTCACGGTAACAGAAACGGTAACAGTCAAACGACGACGTCAACCACTACCAGTATTCCCGGCagtaccaccaccactaATGATTCCAAGCAAGAAGCTTTACTGCTAGAAGTTTCCGTACTCCAAGCCGTCCTGCGTCGCAATCGACAGAGTCACCAACGGACCAAATACTATCAGCGCGTTGCCATGGCCTTGCGCGCGCTGCAACGATCATCTTTATCCCCCTCGTACACGGCACCCTCCGTACTGGACTTGTACGACACGGGAACCCAGACCTTACAGGAACTAACGGAGTGGCACGCTACTGTCCTTCCccaacggcaacgacaagCCGTCTTTTGGAAAATCGCGGACGTTACCGATACGGCGATGCCGAATTCCCCGGACGCTGAGTGGCGACACCGCATTCGAGACTACGCCGACACCGTCCTCACGGCGCTCCCGGATGTACTGGAACGCTGTGAGTATGCAGCCGTCGCCTTGTGGACCGAAGTGGCTCGAGGATTCTTTCTACCCGTCGTTACCGTCATGCTCGGTGCCCTGGCTCGGATACACGCTCTCCTCGAGCATACTGGACTACACGCTCTAGGGACCCTCCGAGACTTGCACACTCGGTACACCATTGCCTTTCCCCCCACTGCGACCGATTCGTTCACCACTACTACTTCCTCCGCTACTCTTGAATGGGACGAAGTGCGATGGGAACAAGTACGGCAAACTTGTATGACTGCCATGCAGACTCGTCGCCAAGGAAGTCGCCTGTACGGGAATGGATCGTCAGTGGATTTGGTCCGGCAACGATTCGGAATCGCTGCTACCGGTACCATGCCTAAACCACCCGCACCATCGGCGTCGCAGGTTGAATTCGGGATCGACCACGGAGACGGCGGCGATATTGACAAACACATCGACGAAGCGAATCTCGACCTCGGTGAACGCGTACGAGCCGACGAAGCGGCCTTGCTACAGGCCACACTCCCTCCAACCCAGCGCACAACCGACTCCTTCGTGGCAGAAAGTGGGAAGGACAGCATTACGAATACAAATCACGATGCTGTAATGCCGATCCCAGCCGACATGGCTCGTGCGGAATTGGATACCAATATGGCCATGGTGGAATCACTAAAGAAGGAGAGAGCCCAAGTAGAGGAAAACAAGAAACGTAAATCCAAGGCACACcgccagaagaagaaaatcaagaaacaaaagggagactttttcgacgaaTTGTTTGGATGA
- a CDS encoding predicted protein, translating to MTTITTSDWSIAPGSFRDYPPSPVLWLTGAVDLFCWPLGCLDWRDTLNVAVPADAVPPLPSWLSYQVPYIYHHLPPMLSYRDFLATTPTTTAPTQPHHQQHQIIRTVHLLYTYAFRTTSTALANLATPEAWLVLFALVLLLRMIKSVLMPRFRQLGVKAGRQTHGEAWLQHNQERIHKFGEYVFRLLYHSVISVYGVWYFHDKPWWQIFDGYAATKKATLTLFLGFPHQPVDPGMTWYYLLQAAYNIDALVTLLEISFTVRLRHVYSRHSDGNGRWQSPVVVAWSPSVRGDFREMFIHHVITNLLVIGSSMCRLTRAGSMIFMVHDLSDVPVDLSKLANFLKKKWTTLTCFVAMVLVWLATRLCILPFVIYAAMWTQSQYVTQGIPVLLFLYYRDIFLILVGLLIGLHITWFGMFLQIFGTFLRKNECHDLSEHKSGEEQQKSAAPAFSVGAGRENPAKSSSADNDQRRPTVRYDEKKED from the coding sequence ATGACGACAATAACAACATCCGATTGGAGTATTGCACCCGGGAGTTTCCGAGACTATCCTCCCTCTCCGGTACTGTGGTTGACGGGAGCCGTGGATCTCTTTTGTTGGCCTCTCGGCTGTCTCGACTGGCGTGACACTCTCAACGTGGCCGTGCCCGCCGATGCCGTTCCACCTCTACCTTCGTGGTTGTCCTACCAAGTACCCTACATTTACCACCATTTGCCACCCATGTTGAGTTATCGAGACTTTCTCGCAACGACACCAACCACAACCGCACCAACGCAACCCCACCACCAGCAACATCAGATCATCCGCACCGTACACCTGCTCTACACCTACGCCTTTCGGACAACCTCCACGGCACTCGCCAATCTCGCCACACCCGAAGCCTGGCTCGTATTGTTCGCACTGGTACTCCTACTCCGCATGATCAAATCCGTACTCATGCCCCGCTTTCGACAACTGGGGGTCAAGGCTGGCCGACAAACACACGGCGAAGCATGGTTGCAACACAATCAGGAACGTATCCACAAGTTCGGCGAGTACGTCTTTCGATTGCTCTACCACAGCGTCATTTCGGTATACGGCGTCTGGTACTTTCACGACAAGCCCTGGTGGCAGATATTCGACGGTTACGCCGCCACCAAGAAGGCTACTTTGACCCTCTTTCTCGGATTCCCCCACCAACCCGTGGACCCGGGCATGACCTGGTATTATCTACTCCAGGCAGCCTACAATATCGATGCCCTCGTCACACTCCTAGAAATATCATTCACCGTGCGTCTTCGTCACGTCTATTCTCGCCACTCGGACGGGAACGGGCGGTGGCAGTCGCCCGTCGTTGTGGCCTGGAGTCCGTCGGTTCGTGGTGATTTTCGCGAAATGTTCATCCATCACGTCATTACCAATTTACTCGTGATCGGTTCCAGTATGTGTCGATTGACCCGCGCGGGCAGTATGATCTTCATGGTCCACGACCTTTCCGACGTGCCCGTGGATCTCTCCAAACTCGCCaactttttgaagaaaaagtgGACCACGCTCACCTGTTTTGTCGCCATGGTGCTGGTTTGGTTGGCCACGCGATTGTGCATTTTGCCCTTTGTCATCTACGCCGCCATGTGGACGCAATCGCAGTACGTCACGCAAGGTATACCGGTACTCTTGTTCCTCTACTATCGCGACATCTTTCTGATCCTGGTCGGCTTATTGATCGGGCTACACATTACTTGGTTCGGAATGTTTCTGCAAATTTTTGGCACATTTTTACGCAAGAACGAATGCCACGACTTGTCCGAACACAAGTCGGGAGAAGAACAGCAGAAGAGTGCGGCGCCAGCTTTTTCGGTCGGGGCCGGTAGAGAGAACCCTGCCAAGTCGAGTAGCGCGGACAACGACCAACGGAGGCCGACTGTCCGGTACGacgagaaaaaggaagattAA
- a CDS encoding predicted protein: MKTTAAFLSLYGLSMASSFVPTAYRHPKTVGTTLLRDQIVSPFDSSERDEGSVATTELDAPPTKLVGPLDLTWDNVEAVLDEMRPYLIQDGGNVIISDIDGPVVKLELQGACGTCPSSTQTMKMGLERGLREKIPEIQEVIQAMPEGPELTSEQVDVVLDGVRPFLQVAGGSINMDRIDGVDGLQPTIWLKMEGSSASLNSVKLEIAQRLLRHFMVAGLQVQWIV, translated from the exons ATGAAGACTACCGCCGCGTTTTTGAGCCTGTACGGTCTTTCCATGGCCTCTTCTTTTGTTCCGACTGCTTATCGTCACCCAAAGACCGTCGGAACGACGCTTCTAAGAGATCAGATTGTTTCTCCGTTTGATAGTTCCGAACGGGACGAGGGTTCCgtggcgacgacggaactGGATGCGCCGCCTACCAAGCTGGTGGGACCGTTAGATTTGACCTGGGACAATGTGGAAGCTGTGTTGGATGAAATGCGCCCCTACTTGATTCAGGATGGGGGTAACGTTATTATTAGTGATATTGACGGGCCCGTTGTCAAGCTAGAGCTTCAG GGTGCCTGCGGAACGTGCCCGTCGAGTACGCAAACCATGAAAATGGGATTGGAGCGAGGATTGCGCGAGAAAATCCCAGAAATTCAGGAAGTGATTCAAGCCATGCCAGAAGGGCCGGAACTTACATCGGAACAGGTAGATGTTGTGCTGGATGGAGTCAGACCATTCTTGCAGGTAGCGGGGGGAAGTATCAACATGGATCGTATTGATGGCGTAGATGGACTACAGCCGACGATTTGGCTCAAAATGGAGGGATCATCCGCTTCCCTCAACTCGGTCAAACTGGAGATCGCGCAGCGTTTGTTGCGACACTTTATGGTAGCAGGACTTCAGGTTCAGTGGATTGTCTAG
- a CDS encoding predicted protein, with protein sequence MITPALLFLLALISFASAFSVKYGGSPAERDPFIVQRESTSNHDLSFNPLDEYLPVNLERAKQCADHFGECSVEEMEALRKNLHRERLQTFIGGGFTMRKPSEDTLEHLLLEEELDLQLALLKRETPESTLFPHVEEPMDSLPHLKEGNEHLKSAAVPEKKGSASLENAIYKAEVDLAIEETILGHRTESVAEAVMMCSAVLAFIMLPQFV encoded by the exons ATGATAACCCCTGCGTTACTTTTCCTCCTTGCCTTGATTTCATTCGCGTCTGCCTTTTCCGTCAAGTACGGTGGCTCGCCCGCTGAGCGTGACCCCTTCATAGTGCAGCGCGAATCCACAAGCAATCACGATCTTTCCTTCAATCCTCTCGACGAATATTTACCGGTGAATTTGGAGCGTGCCAAACAATGCGCCGACCACTTTGGAGAATGTTCTGTCGAAGAAATGGAGGCTTTGCGGAAGA ATCTTCATCGGGAACGCTTGCAAACCTTCATCGGTGGAGGTTTTACAATGAGAAAGCCTTCCGAAGATACTTTAGAGCATCTTTTGCTGGAGGAAGAACTGGACTTGCAACTGGCGCTGCTGAAACGGGAGACGCCCGAGTCAACGCTCTTTCCTCATGTTGAAGAACCGATGGATTCTTTGCCGCATTTGAAGGAAGGCAATGAGCATCTCAAGTCGGCAGCAGTGCCTGAGAAGAAAGGCTCGGCTTCCTTGGAAAATGCAATTTACAAAGCCGAGGTTGATTTAGCCATCGAAGAAACAATACTCGGCCACCGTACGGAAAGTGTGGCCGAAGCGGTCATGATGTGCTCGGCAGTGCTAGCTTTTATCATGTTGCCACAATTCGTTTAG
- a CDS encoding predicted protein, whose product MELQDRIGVLSDVLKYFWKYDVNVCRIESRPLHVGRLSKRRFDFFVDFEGSPSDANVTKLLDALHSMTDKLLILDEKQVHWFPRHISELDLIADRTLIAGTDLESDHPGFHDLEYRIRREKLTESARNHRWDQPIPRIEYSPEETSVWTTVWDRMETLWEYHACQEYLTALDHMKTHCGYGRETIPQQQDISDYLMQQTNFRMRPVAGLLSSRDFLNGLAFRVFFSTQYIRHHSKPLYTPEPDICHELLGHAPMFADRDFADFSQEIGLASLGASDEDILKLAHCYWHSVEFGLCEENGSPKAYGAGLLSSFGELEYACSPSHPGGDRAPQILSWDPEIASRQEFPITSYQPVYFLAESLQDAKQKMRRYCEDLPRPFFALYNSQNHTVHI is encoded by the exons ATGGAGCTTCAGGATCGAATCGGTGTCCTGTCTGATGTTCTCAAATATTTTTGGAAATACGACGTGAACGTCTGTCGCATTGAATCTCGTCCGCTTCATGTGGGACGCTTGAGCAAACGACGGTTTGACTTTTTTGTCGATTTTGAAGGGAGTCCGTCCGATGCGAACGTCACCAAGCTGCTCGATGCATTACACTCCATGACAGACAAGCTGCTTATTTTGGATGAGAAACAAGTGCATTGGTTTCCTCGTCATATCTCGGAACTCGACTTGATCGCAGATCGTACTCTTATAGCTGGGACTGATTTAGAAAGTGATCACCCTGGCTTTCACGATCTG GAATACCGAATTCGTCGTGAGAAACTGACGGAAAGCGCTAGAAATCATCGATGGGACCAGCCTATTCCTCGAATTGAATACTCTCCCGAAGAAACCTCCGTTTGGACAACCGTTTGGGACCGCATGGAAACATTGTGGGAATATCACGCTTGTCAGGAATATCTCACAGCATTGGACCACATGAAAACGCACTGTGGCTACGGCCGGGAAACAATTCCGCAACAGCAAGACATTAGCGACTATTTAATGCAGCAAACAAACTTTCGCATGCGACCGGTGGCCGGCCTCCTGTCCTCGCGTGACTTTTTGAATGGCCTCGCCTTTCGTGTCTTTTTTTCCACACAGTACATTCGGCACCACAGCAAGCCACTGTACACTCCTGAACCCGATATTTGCCACGAACTGCTGGGCCACGCTCCCATGTTTGCCGATAGAGATTTTGCAGATTTTTCGCAAGAGATCGGGCTTGCCAGTCTAGGGGCCTCTGACGAAGATATTCTGAAATTGGCCCATTGTTATTGGCATTCCGTTGAATTCGGTCTCTGCGAGGAGAATGGCTCGCCCAAAGCGTACGGTGCCGGCCTTTTGTCCTCGTTCGGAGAGCTTGAATACGCCTGCAGTCCCTCACATCCGGGAGGAGATCGGGCTCCTCAAATCCTTTCCTGGGATCCGGAGATCGCCTCGCGTCAAGAGTTCCCCATCACGTCCTACCAACCCGTGTACTTTTTGGCAGAATCATTACAGGATGCCAAGCAGAAAATGAGACGGTATTGTGAAGATTTGCCACGTCCTTTTTTTGCCCTTTATAACTCTCAAAACCATACGGTTCATATT
- a CDS encoding predicted protein — translation MRELKVEDALLYLDQVKVEFGDRPHIYNEFLDIMKTFKTQQIDTPGVIRRVSTLFQGNRRLVLGFNTFLPEGYKIELPLDGDGPPPEAPMEFNHAINYVTNIKKRFANEPETYKKFLEILHTYQKEQRGIKEVLDEVSELFAEHPDLLKEFTFFLP, via the exons ATGCGGGAACTCAAAGTTGAGGATGCCCTTCTCTACCTGGATCAGGTCAAGGTAGAGTTTGGTGATCGTCCGCACATTTACAACGAGTTTCTCGACATAATGAAAACCTTCAAAACACAGCAGATCGACACACCCGGCGTCATCCGGAGAGTATCGACACTTTTTCAAGGAAACCGCCGACTCGTACTAGGATTCAACACCTTTCTCCCGGAAGGCTACAAAATCGAACTCCCCCTCGACGGCGACGGCCCGCCG CCAGAAGCGCCCATGGAATTCAACCACGCGATCAACTACGTTACCAATATCAAAAAACGGTTTGCGAATGAGCCCGAAACGTATAAAAAATTTCTGGAGATACTGCACACGTATCAAAAAGAACAGCGGGGCATTAAGGAGGTTTTGGACGAAGTTTCGGAACTTTTTGCGGAGCATCCTGATCTGCTTAAAGAGTTTACGTTTTTCTTGCCG
- a CDS encoding predicted protein, whose protein sequence is EIAAVIEALRDGFLAPGPKTEDFEHQVSSLFGKQHGLMVNSGSSANLLALNAFGFKPGDEVVTAACTFATVIAPLLQLGVKPVFVDVDPSAYVPTVDAIMEAVTSKTVMIWLANLVGAKPDWEELRCRTNLPLWEDSCDTISVTTVTDVSMTSFYASHMITAGGGGGMIMGNNREFIEKCRMFRDWGRVGNNSEALEDRFTSSIDGIPYDGKFLYGVVGYNMKSTEMNAAFGLAQLKKLPSFRAIRRANFDRFMLKLKASKTFVLPKEKKAFDWLAFPLLHSKRGEVLQFLEGNDIQTRVLFAGNITRHPAYRHLFVSESAFPNSDRIMAEGFLLGCHHGTTFEQIDRACELLLQFEKNLEVI, encoded by the coding sequence GAGATAGCAGCTGTCATTGAGGCTCTTCGGGATGGATTTCTCGCCCCTGGACCTAAAACAGAGGACTTTGAGCACCAGGTTTCGTCGCTCTTTGGCAAGCAACATGGGTTAATGGTGAACTCGGGTTCATCGGCAAATTTGCTTGCGTTAAATGCTTTTGGGTTCAAGCCAGGAGATGAAGTTGTCACGGCCGCCTGTACCTTTGCAACTGTTATTGCACCACTCCTACAACTCGGAGTTAAGCCTGTctttgttgatgttgatCCTTCTGCCTATGTTCCCACAGTCGACGCAATCATGGAAGCCGTCACATCCAAGACGGTAATGATTTGGCTGGCAAACCTAGTTGGTGCAAAGCCTGACTGGGAAGAGCTACGCTGCCGCACCAACTTGCCTCTGTGGGAAGATTCCTGTGACACGATATCTGTTACTACGGTAACTGACGTTTCAATGACCAGTTTCTATGCTAGCCATATGATTACTGCAGGCGGAGGCGGAGGCATGATAATGGGTAACAACCGCGAATTTATCGAAAAGTGCCGCATGTTCCGTGATTGGGGACGAGTTGGCAACAACTCGGAGGCTCTAGAAGATCGCTTCACTTCAAGTATTGATGGAATCCCATATGATGGAAAGTTTTTGTACGGAGTAGTTGGATACAACATGAAGTCAACCGAGATGAATGCCGCCTTTGGACTTGCTCAGCTGAAGAAGTTGCCGTCCTTCCGTGCCATCCGTCGGGCCAACTTCGACCGCTTTATGTTAAAGTTGAAAGCTTCAAAAACATTTGTTCTCCccaaagagaaaaaggcatTTGATTGGCTGGCTTTCCCTCTTTTACACTCCAAACGGGGTGAGGTTTTGCAGTTTCTGGAGGGCAATGATATTCAGACTCGCGTATTGTTTGCCGGAAATATCACTCGGCACCCAGCGTATCGTCATCTCTTTGTCTCGGAGAGTGCATTTCCCAATTCTGATCGTATCATGGCAGAGGGTTTTTTGCTTGGTTGTCACCATGGAACCACCTTTGAGCAGATCGATCGTGCCTGCGAGCTCCTCTTGCAGTTTGAGAAGAATCTGGAAGTTATCTAG